Proteins from a single region of Nitrospinota bacterium:
- a CDS encoding tetratricopeptide repeat protein, with amino-acid sequence MTTDRVYKGIRYIGIVLIFSSLWWAFYKGTGKETHPGGPSFSRAVALYTDGNYEEALQHYETSIREHPDFIHAKRGRARTLMQLGRDREALDAFNEVLEKDPGSAVSFANRGILQDRMGLYPQAISDYERAIKMDPRLGEGLDWFTRFLQDREKKPQTLTDRLNALRNIVANRGG; translated from the coding sequence ATGACTACCGACCGGGTTTATAAAGGCATCCGCTACATTGGTATCGTTTTGATTTTTTCTTCACTGTGGTGGGCTTTTTATAAAGGGACTGGTAAGGAAACGCACCCTGGTGGTCCTTCTTTCAGTCGTGCTGTAGCACTGTATACGGATGGAAATTACGAAGAAGCATTACAACACTATGAAACCAGTATTCGCGAACATCCTGATTTTATCCACGCTAAAAGGGGAAGGGCCAGGACGCTCATGCAGTTAGGGCGTGACAGAGAAGCCCTGGACGCATTTAATGAAGTACTGGAAAAGGACCCGGGTTCTGCCGTATCGTTTGCTAACCGGGGAATTCTGCAGGACCGTATGGGACTTTACCCGCAGGCAATCTCCGATTATGAACGTGCCATAAAAATGGATCCGCGACTTGGAGAAGGGCTGGATTGGTTCACACGTTTTTTACAGGACCGTGAAAAAAAGCCCCAGACTTTGACTGACAGGTTGAATGCTTTGCGAAATATTGTTGCGAATCGTGGTGGCTGA
- a CDS encoding pentapeptide repeat-containing protein: MTENTPSLKEKLEGSKKYLQNADLKGAELEGADLKGAEMGGADLHQANLKKIFLSEANISRANLTEADLSEANLSGADLNKSNLGGSNLQNAYMRRADLRGANLSETNLNKANLRECALFKSWMKKADCSEANMQNIKGAQMQMQGAVLRKTKLEGADLSGARLDGVDFNAASLQTANLSRANFKEAILNEADLRGANLRYAVGLTREQVELARIDKNTLMPSHLKVKWNSETKFEILDKKN; this comes from the coding sequence ATGACTGAAAACACACCATCACTCAAGGAAAAGCTGGAGGGGTCAAAAAAATACCTCCAAAACGCAGATCTTAAAGGAGCCGAGCTGGAGGGGGCTGACCTCAAAGGTGCTGAGATGGGAGGCGCTGATCTTCACCAGGCCAACTTGAAGAAAATATTTCTCAGTGAGGCAAATATTTCCAGAGCCAACCTGACTGAGGCTGATCTTTCAGAAGCAAACCTGAGTGGAGCTGACCTTAATAAATCAAACCTGGGAGGTTCCAATCTGCAAAACGCCTATATGAGGCGTGCCGATCTCCGTGGTGCCAATTTAAGTGAAACCAATTTAAACAAAGCCAACCTGAGAGAGTGCGCATTATTTAAAAGCTGGATGAAAAAAGCCGACTGCAGTGAAGCCAACATGCAAAACATTAAAGGAGCACAAATGCAGATGCAGGGTGCTGTGCTTAGAAAAACCAAACTGGAAGGCGCAGACCTTTCAGGTGCCCGGCTTGATGGTGTTGATTTTAATGCCGCCAGTCTGCAGACAGCAAACCTGAGCCGGGCAAATTTTAAAGAAGCAATCCTCAACGAAGCTGATTTACGTGGAGCCAATTTACGCTATGCAGTGGGATTAACGCGCGAACAGGTTGAGCTTGCCAGGATTGACAAAAATACCCTTATGCCCAGCCATCTTAAAGTTAAATGGAATTCTGAAACCAAATTTGAAATCCTGGATAAGAAAAATTAA
- a CDS encoding ketopantoate reductase family protein, with protein MVRVLIFGAGAVGLGLSSFLIQGGHQVHLVGSEKTVLALRKNGLKRQGLFGPAKFSPQELTVSLTLSEGDAYDFCLVCTKSFDTESSARQLNKESNLPQQQTPIILCQNGWGNAEVFANYFPEKQIYNARVITGFIRPEPDVVEVTVHAQPVHLGSLFQGETDQLMILADALNQAGMPCAVTNEIGKDIWAKMLYNCPLNALGAILQVPYGHLGENENSRTLMEQIIEESFQVMRKLGHDSHWENVGDYLKVFYSQLLPSTYDHESSMLQDIRAGKQTEIEALNGVIVKEGKRFGIDVSCNEIVRRQILFLQDKNLV; from the coding sequence ATAGTGAGAGTATTGATTTTTGGGGCAGGTGCAGTAGGACTGGGACTTTCCAGTTTTTTGATTCAGGGCGGACATCAGGTTCATCTTGTGGGCAGTGAAAAAACAGTTCTAGCATTAAGAAAAAATGGCTTAAAAAGGCAAGGGCTATTTGGTCCGGCCAAATTTTCTCCGCAAGAGCTAACGGTTTCATTGACTCTGTCAGAAGGAGACGCTTATGATTTCTGCCTGGTCTGTACCAAGTCATTTGATACGGAAAGCTCGGCCCGGCAATTAAATAAAGAATCGAACCTGCCTCAACAACAAACGCCTATTATTCTTTGCCAAAATGGTTGGGGGAATGCTGAAGTTTTTGCCAACTACTTTCCTGAAAAACAAATTTATAACGCACGGGTTATTACCGGGTTCATCCGCCCGGAGCCTGATGTGGTGGAGGTGACTGTTCATGCACAACCGGTTCATTTGGGTAGCCTTTTTCAAGGCGAAACAGATCAGTTAATGATTTTGGCGGATGCTCTGAATCAGGCTGGTATGCCATGCGCTGTTACCAATGAAATAGGAAAAGATATCTGGGCAAAAATGCTTTATAACTGTCCGCTCAATGCCTTGGGCGCCATATTGCAAGTTCCATATGGTCACCTGGGTGAGAATGAAAACAGTCGGACTCTTATGGAGCAAATCATAGAAGAATCATTTCAGGTTATGAGGAAATTAGGTCATGACAGTCATTGGGAAAACGTCGGGGATTACCTGAAGGTTTTTTATAGCCAACTTTTACCCAGCACCTATGATCATGAATCTTCAATGTTGCAGGATATCCGGGCCGGGAAACAAACAGAGATTGAAGCGCTCAATGGAGTGATCGTAAAGGAGGGCAAAAGATTCGGGATCGATGTTTCTTGTAATGAGATTGTTCGCAGGCAGATTCTATTTTTACAAGATAAGAACCTTGTTTAA
- the mltG gene encoding endolytic transglycosylase MltG: MQRWIKRIFLTGFWGFLILTWVVISVFYYQGSRPASDDKSPVIFEVKPGMPLKQVARDLYNQGLIRSPSAFKAIAFIQDKQTHVMVGEYSLAPSMLPAEIINRITSGKTVPHPVTIPEGFRITEIAALLESKGLADAETFIRQTRNKDLIKSLDIPTDSLEGYLFPETYHFSKFTPEKKIVAKMVDTFRKQVLTSQLPEIAKDSPLSWHEIITLASLIEKETGLDAERKMISSVFHNRLRKNMRLQTDPTVIYAIEKFDGNIRKRDLKIDSPYNTYRYKGLPPGPIASPGIKSIVAAISPIESDHLYFVSRKNGSHHFSNTLAEHNRAVQKYQLRKISSRR; the protein is encoded by the coding sequence ATGCAGCGCTGGATAAAAAGAATTTTTCTCACTGGTTTTTGGGGGTTTTTAATACTGACCTGGGTCGTGATCAGTGTATTTTATTACCAAGGTTCCCGCCCTGCCAGCGATGACAAGAGTCCCGTCATTTTTGAAGTTAAACCGGGAATGCCCCTGAAGCAGGTAGCTCGCGACCTATACAACCAGGGATTAATTCGCAGCCCAAGTGCTTTCAAAGCTATAGCCTTTATTCAAGACAAGCAAACGCATGTAATGGTTGGTGAGTACAGCCTGGCACCTTCCATGCTACCTGCTGAAATTATCAACAGGATCACTTCAGGAAAAACTGTACCGCATCCTGTTACCATCCCAGAGGGTTTCCGGATAACAGAAATCGCCGCACTTCTTGAGTCAAAAGGTTTGGCCGACGCTGAAACCTTTATACGTCAGACCCGGAACAAAGATCTGATCAAATCATTGGATATACCCACTGACAGCCTGGAAGGATATTTATTTCCAGAAACTTATCATTTCAGCAAGTTCACACCTGAGAAAAAAATAGTCGCAAAAATGGTGGACACATTCAGGAAACAAGTATTAACGTCTCAATTGCCCGAAATCGCAAAAGACAGCCCTCTTTCATGGCACGAAATTATCACTCTGGCCTCCCTGATTGAAAAGGAAACAGGACTGGATGCAGAGCGCAAAATGATTTCTTCCGTCTTTCACAATCGGTTAAGAAAAAATATGCGTTTACAAACAGACCCTACGGTTATTTACGCAATCGAAAAGTTTGACGGAAATATTCGCAAGCGTGATTTAAAAATAGATTCCCCATATAACACATACAGGTATAAAGGTCTTCCCCCAGGGCCTATTGCAAGCCCGGGAATTAAATCAATCGTGGCGGCAATATCCCCCATTGAATCAGACCATCTGTACTTTGTTTCCCGGAAAAATGGCAGTCACCATTTTTCCAACACACTGGCAGAGCACAATCGGGCAGTGCAAAAATACCAGTTGAGAAAAATTAGTTCCCGAAGATGA
- the hisC gene encoding histidinol-phosphate transaminase: MSSVDLMGLIRDNVKALKAYQVENLDEGTKLHANENPYPPSSELLQKIFKRLDDFELNRYPDPDCRNLKQVIAKKTGAQPEQIVIGNGSDELIQYLMQVLCAEGDTIAFPDPTFAMYGITAQCLGLTPTSFSLNDKWDFEAQPALEVLSRQNARIVFISYPNNPTGNCFSEQAIQQVIEQFEGIVVLDEAYHDFAGRSFLKQMEKHNNLVILRSLSKIGLAGLRIGFGIFPGILAEQINKVRLPYNSNTLSQWVATELLNDFNYVQNQIDSIIEERDRLTKELSKLSFINAYPSNSNFILFKVPEGGKKLFNELKENGTLLRNLDSHPRLKDCLRVTVGTKEENDLFLKQITSL; encoded by the coding sequence ATGTCGTCCGTTGATCTTATGGGGCTGATCCGTGATAACGTTAAAGCCCTGAAGGCTTATCAGGTGGAAAATCTGGACGAGGGCACCAAACTGCACGCCAATGAAAACCCCTACCCTCCTTCATCAGAGCTTTTGCAAAAAATATTTAAACGGCTGGATGATTTTGAACTCAATCGCTATCCTGACCCTGATTGCAGGAACCTGAAACAAGTCATCGCCAAAAAGACTGGTGCTCAACCCGAACAAATTGTAATAGGAAACGGTTCCGACGAATTGATCCAATACCTGATGCAGGTTCTATGCGCTGAAGGAGACACTATCGCCTTTCCGGATCCCACTTTTGCAATGTATGGAATAACAGCGCAATGTCTTGGCCTGACCCCTACCAGTTTTTCACTCAATGACAAATGGGATTTCGAGGCCCAACCTGCCCTGGAAGTTCTTTCCAGGCAAAATGCACGTATAGTTTTTATCAGTTACCCAAACAACCCGACAGGAAACTGTTTTTCTGAACAGGCCATTCAACAGGTGATCGAACAATTTGAGGGTATTGTAGTGCTTGATGAGGCCTATCACGACTTTGCCGGGAGAAGTTTTTTAAAACAAATGGAAAAACACAATAACCTGGTTATCTTACGAAGTCTGTCGAAAATCGGTTTAGCGGGTCTCCGGATAGGGTTTGGAATTTTTCCAGGCATACTTGCTGAGCAGATCAACAAGGTACGCCTGCCCTATAACTCAAACACCCTTTCCCAGTGGGTCGCAACGGAACTGCTGAATGATTTCAACTACGTACAAAACCAAATCGATTCGATCATCGAAGAGCGTGACCGGTTGACGAAAGAGTTGTCAAAATTGTCTTTCATCAATGCGTACCCTTCAAATTCAAACTTCATCTTGTTCAAGGTTCCTGAAGGTGGCAAAAAGTTATTTAACGAATTAAAAGAAAATGGAACACTTTTGAGAAACCTGGACTCACATCCCAGATTAAAGGATTGTCTGCGAGTTACTGTAGGGACTAAAGAAGAGAACGACCTGTTCCTGAAACAAATAACATCCCTGTAA
- a CDS encoding guanylate kinase: MHQGLPIIFSAPSGTGKTTTCKILREKLPDLKVAVSHTTRDIRKGEKDGEDYNFVSTEEFENKIKNNDFLEWARVHDFYYGTSLQSADEPLKNGYDTLIELDVQGVETLRKMNYKGVFILILPPSLEEMEARLRKRGTDSEESIQRRLKTGKEEIKKYKMYDYVVTNNEIEGTVNTFLAIIKAEKTKVSKYCPGSPDIQALLKDEVD, from the coding sequence ATGCACCAAGGACTTCCCATAATATTTTCAGCCCCTTCTGGTACAGGCAAAACCACTACCTGCAAAATATTGCGCGAAAAATTACCTGACTTGAAAGTTGCAGTGTCGCATACAACTCGTGACATCAGGAAAGGTGAAAAGGACGGAGAGGATTATAATTTTGTCTCCACAGAGGAGTTTGAAAATAAAATCAAGAATAATGACTTCCTGGAGTGGGCTCGTGTTCATGACTTTTATTATGGAACTTCGTTACAGTCTGCCGATGAACCTCTGAAGAACGGCTATGACACCCTGATAGAACTGGATGTACAAGGTGTGGAAACTTTGAGAAAAATGAATTACAAGGGAGTATTTATTCTTATCCTCCCTCCATCCCTGGAGGAAATGGAGGCCCGCCTTAGAAAAAGAGGAACAGATTCAGAAGAAAGCATTCAACGGCGGCTTAAAACCGGAAAAGAAGAAATTAAAAAATATAAAATGTACGATTATGTTGTCACCAATAATGAGATTGAAGGTACAGTGAACACTTTCCTCGCTATTATAAAAGCAGAAAAAACGAAAGTCTCGAAATACTGTCCTGGTTCTCCTGATATCCAAGCATTATTAAAAGATGAGGTTGATTAA
- a CDS encoding YicC family protein — MIISMTGFGRAECQDGDYSYKAEIRSVNNRFIEINTRLPKAFLDMELQLKKLVKSRCSRGSINVTISLSNSNGNSGEWEIKPNIGLATQYLDALKEIQNSLGLEGDIHLESVAGIRDVLKVEPVAIDPAKESLLLNMAETALDSLQKMREEEGQHLQQDLAERIDTVDKLAGQIEERQPEVIKEYQARLKEKVKLLNDGIEVDESRLAQETAILADRCDIAEEITRLKSHLNQFRKLFESNEPVGRKLEFITQEINREVNTMGSKSSDTQIANLVIEIKSTLEKIREQLQNIE, encoded by the coding sequence ATGATAATCAGTATGACCGGGTTTGGCCGGGCCGAGTGCCAGGATGGAGACTATTCGTATAAAGCTGAAATCCGGTCGGTCAACAACCGATTTATAGAAATCAACACCCGCCTGCCCAAAGCGTTTCTGGACATGGAGCTCCAGTTAAAAAAGCTCGTTAAGTCCCGTTGCTCGAGAGGGTCTATCAACGTCACCATTTCTTTGTCCAACTCAAACGGCAATTCGGGAGAATGGGAGATCAAACCCAATATTGGACTTGCCACCCAATATCTCGATGCATTGAAGGAAATTCAAAACTCCCTGGGGCTTGAAGGCGATATCCATCTGGAATCAGTGGCTGGCATTCGCGATGTCCTGAAAGTGGAACCGGTTGCCATTGACCCTGCAAAAGAAAGCCTGTTGCTGAACATGGCCGAGACAGCGCTGGATTCGCTCCAGAAAATGCGCGAAGAAGAAGGTCAGCATTTACAACAAGACCTTGCGGAACGCATTGACACTGTCGACAAGCTTGCCGGACAAATTGAAGAACGACAGCCGGAAGTCATCAAGGAGTATCAGGCCCGGCTTAAGGAAAAAGTCAAACTGCTTAATGATGGCATAGAAGTTGATGAAAGCCGACTGGCACAGGAAACAGCTATCCTGGCCGACCGGTGCGACATTGCAGAAGAAATTACACGGCTCAAAAGCCACCTCAATCAGTTCAGGAAACTGTTTGAGTCAAATGAACCTGTTGGGAGAAAGCTGGAGTTCATCACCCAGGAAATCAATCGCGAAGTCAACACCATGGGTTCCAAGTCAAGCGATACTCAGATAGCGAACCTGGTCATCGAAATTAAAAGTACCCTTGAAAAAATCAGAGAACAGCTGCAGAACATAGAGTGA
- a CDS encoding sulfurtransferase TusA family protein, protein LVTEGMDFNDDWECLKKFQSLVIDMEIVSARFAKLIDSFESTPEATDNETAQWWLTDAGELVEESKNVQNKMQSDKSLRIRVGGDDPKEKAAKGSGTQSIDLLGVKCPFNYVKTKIKLETMASGSVLEVLLDAGEPSENVPRSIQNDGHKVVSLTEENGHFKLTVEKA, encoded by the coding sequence TACTGGTTACGGAAGGAATGGACTTCAATGACGATTGGGAATGTCTGAAAAAATTCCAGTCACTGGTTATCGACATGGAAATTGTATCGGCCAGGTTCGCGAAGCTCATCGACAGCTTTGAGTCGACGCCTGAAGCGACTGACAATGAGACCGCGCAATGGTGGCTGACCGATGCCGGGGAACTGGTGGAAGAAAGCAAAAACGTTCAGAACAAGATGCAATCGGACAAGTCTTTACGTATTCGTGTTGGGGGAGACGACCCTAAAGAAAAAGCCGCCAAGGGTAGCGGAACTCAGAGCATTGACCTTCTCGGAGTCAAATGTCCGTTCAATTATGTAAAAACCAAAATCAAGCTGGAGACCATGGCATCCGGAAGTGTGCTGGAAGTACTGCTGGATGCGGGCGAACCCTCTGAAAATGTACCACGCAGTATTCAAAATGACGGGCACAAGGTTGTTTCCCTGACCGAAGAAAATGGTCATTTTAAATTGACTGTAGAAAAGGCTTAG